The Arthrobacter russicus genome has a segment encoding these proteins:
- a CDS encoding isochorismatase family protein, with product MSRQALLVIDVQTDLVSGEYAGPLTDREAVLANIGTAIEKAVAADVQVVFIRDLDVAGGEGPGFEVHAGLPQPAGSVTIDKSNNNAFTRTVLGPFLQERGVDHVVICGMQSEYCVDTAVRAAVGRDFDVTLLEDAHTTADSPVLSGAQIIAHTNETLYAHGDLEHFCVTRSVVEDIFTPNHAQTLQEWHDAEG from the coding sequence GTGAGCCGCCAAGCGCTGCTGGTCATCGATGTCCAAACGGACTTGGTCTCCGGCGAGTATGCCGGACCGCTTACCGACCGGGAGGCGGTGTTGGCGAACATCGGGACCGCGATCGAGAAGGCCGTTGCTGCGGACGTCCAAGTGGTCTTCATCCGGGATCTGGACGTGGCCGGCGGCGAAGGGCCGGGCTTCGAGGTCCATGCCGGATTGCCGCAGCCGGCAGGTTCGGTGACCATCGACAAGTCGAACAACAATGCGTTCACCCGCACGGTGCTCGGCCCGTTCCTGCAGGAGCGCGGCGTGGATCACGTGGTGATCTGCGGAATGCAGAGCGAATATTGCGTGGATACCGCGGTGCGCGCTGCGGTGGGCCGGGACTTCGACGTCACGTTGCTCGAAGATGCGCATACTACGGCGGACTCTCCGGTGCTCAGCGGGGCGCAGATCATCGCGCACACGAACGAGACCCTGTACGCGCACGGCGACCTGGAGCATTTCTGCGTGACCCGCTCCGTCGTCGAAGACATTTTCACGCCGAACCATGCGCAGACGTTGCAGGAATGGCACGACGCCGAGGGTTGA